From the genome of Neisseria lisongii, one region includes:
- the glaH gene encoding glutarate dioxygenase GlaH, whose protein sequence is MHPVLPEPKCSGNPFSIMYPHSQQPALAKTVIFQTKAWKQPFSPQAGKQEDEIMTSVTDITPKGYRIAPHEHSRRLQVVTLQADTIAEFIRQTERFPVQALEYKPFNRFRVAEILDSLCEYTLGKFLLGTLKNRATGAFLLKFEGGDKKDTDFFVKLGTAVSHLIGRPNFDAMSQKYYARFTVRNVDNSDSYLRQPHRRMELHNDGTFVDEPTDYVLMMKMQEENMQGGNSLILHLDDWAELDKFYNHPIAKKPITWEAPPSKNVTQSIEHPVFIDNDPNGRPRLHFIDQFAKPKNREEGLYLFELGESLENDPNFVSVRVEVGDMLVVENHNWLHGRDKFVAHPDLLRELMRQRGQFVA, encoded by the coding sequence ATGCACCCGGTTTTGCCCGAACCGAAATGCAGCGGCAACCCGTTTTCCATTATGTATCCACATTCACAACAACCGGCTCTTGCGAAAACGGTGATTTTCCAAACCAAAGCATGGAAACAGCCGTTTTCGCCGCAAGCCGGGAAACAAGAGGACGAAATCATGACTTCCGTAACCGACATCACACCAAAAGGCTACCGAATTGCGCCGCACGAACACAGCCGGCGTTTGCAGGTCGTTACCCTTCAAGCAGACACAATCGCAGAATTTATCCGCCAAACCGAGCGTTTCCCCGTTCAGGCTTTGGAATACAAACCGTTCAACCGTTTCCGTGTCGCCGAAATCTTAGACAGCCTGTGCGAATACACGCTGGGCAAATTCCTGCTCGGCACGCTGAAAAACCGTGCCACCGGCGCATTTTTGCTGAAATTTGAAGGCGGCGACAAAAAAGACACCGACTTTTTCGTCAAACTGGGTACCGCTGTTTCCCACTTAATCGGCCGTCCGAATTTCGATGCCATGAGCCAGAAATACTACGCCCGCTTTACCGTACGCAATGTGGACAATTCCGACAGCTACCTGCGCCAGCCGCACCGCCGTATGGAACTGCACAACGACGGCACATTTGTGGACGAGCCGACCGATTATGTATTGATGATGAAAATGCAGGAAGAAAACATGCAGGGCGGCAACTCGCTGATTCTGCACTTGGACGATTGGGCGGAATTGGATAAATTCTACAACCACCCGATTGCCAAAAAACCGATTACTTGGGAAGCGCCGCCGAGCAAAAACGTAACCCAAAGCATCGAACACCCCGTATTTATCGACAACGATCCAAACGGCCGCCCCCGCCTGCACTTTATCGACCAGTTTGCCAAACCGAAAAACCGTGAAGAAGGCCTGTATCTGTTTGAATTGGGCGAATCGCTGGAAAACGATCCGAATTTTGTATCCGTGCGGGTAGAAGTCGGCGATATGCTGGTAGTGGAAAACCACAACTGGCTGCACGGCCGCGACAAATTCGTTGCCCACCCCGATTTGCTGCGCGAATTGATGCGCCAACGCGGACAATTCGTTGCGTAA
- a CDS encoding IclR family transcriptional regulator: MDIVDDKAPNIPALDKAFAVLDYITDSPKPLTAAQIAKDLGLPRSSTYRLLMALVQKGVLRKDENNVFYLGAYLLYWAGKFEQQENVIALFHELILTEPALMPHSVTLSSLDGERGEMVFLACHESPSPLGFTFRAGVRVPAVFAATGKAVLATLDFDEVRTMYADGLPPPLTQYGVAGFEQLRAEFESVQTTRMSLDDGQLREGMYCIGTYIRNSSGRANVGVAVSFLKNEYQQKQAEVGAALISLAEKIERRLGFLGYS; the protein is encoded by the coding sequence ATGGATATTGTTGACGACAAAGCCCCCAATATTCCCGCACTGGATAAAGCGTTTGCCGTGCTGGATTATATTACCGACAGCCCCAAACCCTTAACCGCCGCCCAGATTGCCAAGGATTTGGGCTTGCCCCGCAGCAGCACCTACCGACTGTTGATGGCGCTGGTGCAGAAAGGCGTGTTGCGCAAAGACGAAAACAATGTGTTTTATCTGGGCGCATATCTTTTATATTGGGCGGGAAAATTCGAGCAGCAGGAAAACGTGATTGCCCTGTTTCACGAACTGATTCTGACCGAACCGGCGCTGATGCCGCACTCCGTTACCCTATCGTCGCTGGACGGCGAACGTGGCGAAATGGTGTTTCTTGCCTGTCATGAATCGCCCTCGCCGCTGGGGTTTACCTTCCGTGCCGGCGTACGGGTTCCCGCCGTATTTGCCGCAACCGGCAAAGCGGTATTGGCGACGTTGGATTTTGACGAAGTCCGCACAATGTATGCCGACGGATTGCCGCCGCCGCTGACACAATACGGCGTTGCCGGTTTCGAGCAGCTGCGTGCCGAATTTGAATCGGTCCAAACCACCCGCATGTCGTTGGACGACGGCCAGTTGCGGGAGGGTATGTACTGCATCGGCACTTATATCCGCAACAGCAGCGGCAGGGCAAACGTCGGTGTGGCGGTGAGTTTTTTGAAAAACGAATACCAGCAGAAACAGGCCGAAGTCGGCGCAGCGCTGATTAGTCTGGCGGAAAAAATCGAGCGGCGGTTGGGTTTTTTGGGATATAGTTAA
- the argC gene encoding N-acetyl-gamma-glutamyl-phosphate reductase, with translation MTQIIKAGIVGATGYTGVELLRLLANHPNVEVCAVTSRSEAGVAVADYFPSLRGVYDLTFQTPDDARLNECDVVFFATPNGVAMKEAPALLAAGVRIIDLSADFRIQDIAAWEHWYGMSHACPDIVPQAVYGLCEMNREAIQTAQLIANPGCYPTCVSLPLLPLLKAGRLKNGMPLIADCKSGVSGAGRKAAVSALLCEAGDNFKAYGVGGHRHLPEIRQTISRLQENVADHLVFVPHLTPMIRGMHATLYLHLQDGTDPQQILSDFYADSPFVDILPSGSTPETRSVRGANLCRISIQKAPQQNVWIALSVIDNLVKGAAGQAVQNMNIMFGFADTAGLNSVPLLP, from the coding sequence ATGACCCAAATCATCAAAGCCGGCATTGTCGGCGCAACCGGCTATACCGGTGTCGAACTGCTGCGCCTGCTGGCGAACCATCCGAATGTCGAAGTCTGCGCCGTAACCAGCCGCAGCGAAGCCGGTGTTGCCGTGGCCGACTATTTTCCCAGCCTGCGGGGGGTGTACGATTTAACGTTCCAAACGCCCGATGATGCCCGTTTAAACGAATGCGACGTGGTCTTTTTCGCCACGCCCAACGGCGTTGCCATGAAAGAAGCACCCGCCCTACTCGCCGCAGGCGTACGCATTATCGACCTGTCCGCCGATTTCCGCATTCAAGATATTGCCGCTTGGGAACATTGGTACGGCATGAGCCACGCCTGCCCCGATATTGTTCCGCAAGCCGTTTACGGCCTGTGCGAAATGAATCGGGAAGCCATTCAAACGGCGCAACTGATTGCCAACCCCGGCTGCTACCCGACCTGCGTGTCCCTGCCGCTGCTGCCGCTGCTCAAAGCAGGCCGTCTGAAAAACGGGATGCCGCTGATTGCCGACTGTAAATCCGGCGTATCCGGCGCAGGCCGCAAAGCCGCCGTGTCTGCCCTGCTGTGCGAAGCGGGCGACAATTTCAAAGCCTACGGAGTCGGCGGCCACCGCCATCTGCCCGAAATCCGCCAAACCATTTCCCGCCTGCAGGAAAACGTTGCCGACCATCTGGTATTCGTTCCCCACCTCACGCCGATGATTCGGGGGATGCACGCCACGCTGTATCTGCATTTGCAGGACGGCACCGACCCGCAGCAGATTCTGAGCGATTTCTACGCCGACAGCCCGTTTGTCGATATTCTGCCTTCGGGAAGCACGCCGGAAACCCGCAGCGTGCGGGGTGCTAATCTCTGCCGCATCAGCATTCAGAAAGCCCCGCAGCAGAATGTATGGATTGCCCTGTCGGTGATTGACAATCTGGTCAAAGGCGCAGCCGGACAAGCCGTGCAGAATATGAACATTATGTTCGGTTTTGCCGACACCGCCGGTTTGAACAGCGTACCGCTGCTGCCGTAA
- a CDS encoding NAD-dependent succinate-semialdehyde dehydrogenase has product MTLAERLNQAGLFREACYLNGEWVAARSGKTIAVTNPFNGEYLGEVPDLSADEVRLAVDAACSAQKSWAAATPNERAAVLNRWADLIDQHLSDLAVIMTLEQGKPLAEARGEIAYANSFIRWFAEEGKRVYGDVIAAARPNLRYTVLKQPVGVCAAITPWNFPSAMITRKAAPALAAGCTMIVKPDTQTPFSALALMVLAEQAGLPKGVLQIVTGDAPTVGGVLTQDERIHKLSFTGSTAVGKLLMQQCAGTVKKLSLELGGNAPFIVFDDADLEKAAEGLIGSKYRNAGQTCVCANRVYVQSSVKDKFLAVFKQKVEALTVGNGMENGVAVGPLINAQALQKVQNLLQDALDKGATLITGGKPHPAGELTFTPTVITDITPEMAIAREEIFGPIAPVFVFDTEEEVIAHANDTVYGLAAYFYTQDLGRSWRVSESLEYGMVAQNTGLLSTEVAPFGGVKQSGFGREGSKYGIEEYVTTKYWCADIS; this is encoded by the coding sequence ATGACTTTAGCCGAGCGCTTAAATCAAGCCGGTTTATTCCGTGAAGCCTGTTATCTCAACGGCGAATGGGTCGCCGCCCGCAGCGGCAAAACCATTGCCGTTACCAATCCGTTCAACGGCGAGTATTTGGGCGAAGTGCCGGATTTGTCGGCGGACGAAGTGCGGCTGGCGGTCGATGCCGCCTGTTCCGCCCAAAAATCATGGGCCGCCGCCACACCCAACGAGCGTGCCGCCGTGCTGAACCGCTGGGCGGATTTAATCGATCAGCATTTATCCGACCTTGCCGTTATCATGACTTTGGAACAGGGCAAACCGCTGGCGGAAGCCCGAGGCGAAATCGCTTATGCCAACAGCTTTATCCGCTGGTTTGCCGAAGAAGGCAAACGGGTGTACGGCGATGTGATTGCCGCCGCCCGTCCGAATCTGCGCTATACCGTTCTCAAACAACCCGTAGGGGTCTGCGCCGCCATCACCCCGTGGAACTTCCCTTCCGCCATGATTACCCGCAAAGCCGCACCGGCGCTGGCGGCGGGCTGCACCATGATTGTGAAGCCCGACACGCAAACCCCGTTTTCCGCACTGGCGCTGATGGTGCTGGCCGAACAGGCCGGTTTACCCAAAGGCGTGCTGCAAATCGTAACCGGCGATGCGCCGACTGTCGGCGGCGTATTAACGCAGGACGAACGTATCCACAAATTATCGTTTACCGGCTCGACCGCCGTCGGCAAGCTCTTGATGCAGCAATGCGCCGGTACGGTCAAAAAACTGTCGCTGGAACTGGGCGGCAATGCGCCATTTATCGTGTTTGACGATGCCGATTTGGAGAAAGCCGCCGAAGGCTTAATCGGCTCGAAATACCGCAACGCCGGACAAACCTGCGTCTGCGCCAACCGTGTTTATGTTCAATCTTCCGTCAAAGACAAATTCTTAGCCGTGTTCAAACAGAAAGTCGAAGCGCTGACGGTCGGCAACGGCATGGAAAACGGCGTGGCGGTCGGCCCACTGATTAACGCCCAAGCCCTGCAGAAAGTGCAAAACCTGCTGCAGGACGCTTTGGACAAAGGAGCAACGCTGATTACCGGCGGCAAGCCCCACCCTGCGGGCGAACTGACCTTCACCCCGACGGTGATTACCGACATCACTCCCGAAATGGCGATTGCCCGTGAAGAAATCTTCGGCCCGATTGCGCCGGTATTCGTGTTCGACACCGAGGAAGAAGTGATTGCCCACGCCAACGACACCGTTTACGGCCTTGCCGCCTATTTCTACACGCAGGATTTAGGCCGCTCATGGCGGGTATCCGAAAGTTTGGAATACGGCATGGTTGCCCAAAACACCGGCCTGCTTTCCACCGAAGTCGCCCCGTTCGGCGGCGTGAAGCAGTCGGGCTTCGGTCGGGAAGGCTCGAAATACGGGATTGAAGAATACGTTACCACCAAATATTGGTGCGCCGATATTTCCTAA
- the csiR gene encoding DNA-binding transcriptional regulator CsiR, which translates to MMSHSSDTDTLDLTYGLDTFEKTAGAGNTAGALMLALKRDILNGVFAADQKLLMSSLKERYQVGTGPLREALSQLVVERLVTVEDQRGYRVPPMSREEMQDLYRVRAEIESLCITQALELGDLTWESEVLAAMHRLAATSKQVGKGLDELLAWERHHQAFHFVIASGCNSPTLLQIRQSLYERTARYRLLWLKDNMSNQAYFDSNQKEHEELCRLVLARDKAGAVALITHHLQSPSRMLSEWF; encoded by the coding sequence ATGATGAGCCATTCTTCCGATACCGATACTTTGGATCTGACCTACGGCCTTGATACGTTTGAGAAAACGGCCGGGGCGGGTAATACCGCCGGTGCGCTGATGCTGGCGCTGAAGCGGGATATTCTGAACGGCGTGTTTGCCGCTGATCAAAAACTGCTGATGAGCAGCCTGAAAGAGCGTTACCAAGTCGGCACCGGCCCGCTGCGCGAGGCTTTGTCGCAACTGGTGGTCGAACGTTTGGTTACAGTGGAAGACCAGCGTGGCTACCGTGTGCCGCCGATGTCGCGCGAAGAAATGCAGGATTTGTATCGGGTGCGGGCGGAAATCGAAAGCCTGTGTATCACGCAGGCGCTGGAATTGGGCGATTTGACGTGGGAATCGGAAGTGTTGGCGGCCATGCACCGGCTGGCGGCGACATCGAAACAGGTCGGCAAGGGTTTGGACGAGCTGCTGGCGTGGGAGCGGCATCATCAGGCATTTCATTTTGTGATTGCCTCGGGTTGCAATTCGCCGACGCTGCTGCAAATCCGCCAGTCGCTGTATGAGCGTACGGCACGCTACCGTTTGTTGTGGCTGAAAGACAATATGAGCAATCAGGCGTATTTCGACAGCAATCAGAAAGAACATGAAGAACTTTGCAGGCTGGTGTTGGCACGGGATAAAGCCGGTGCGGTGGCGCTAATTACCCATCATTTGCAGAGTCCGAGCCGGATGTTGTCGGAATGGTTTTGA
- a CDS encoding APC family permease, translated as MSDQSFKKSLGSLDVVALAFGAMIGWGWVVLAGSWVLSAGVLGSVLAFLLGGSVVLFIGLTYAELAASMPVTGGEHTYTYRAMGIHVSFFCSWMMLMGYLSVVAFEAVALPTVVEYLVPNYNQGFLYNIAGWDVYASWVAVGMIGSVVMTWINIRGVEVSAWFQKAAVFGILAVGIMLFVGALMFHPDELGRAPDFAENKWAGIMMVMVMVPFMFVGFDVIPQAAEEIDLTRPKIALYLMVSLVIAVMWYMGIAWSVGTILTPQEISGSPLATADAIAKAWGGNWAGTLLIIAGVLGILSSWNAFLMGGSRLIYAMSLSYMLPESLGKLHAKYQTPVTATLLLGGLATIAPLFGRKMLVWIVDAGGLGVVIAYTLVALSFLVLRIKEPKSMVRPVKIPAGKLVGVLTLLAAGSMIYLYLPGSPSALIPVEWAIFAAWTVFGILLYLYALKKFPGKSKAFMDEEIVAIKEHNQKWWREHGMPSKAFEHEND; from the coding sequence ATGTCTGATCAATCATTTAAAAAATCATTAGGCTCGCTTGATGTCGTTGCACTGGCTTTCGGTGCGATGATCGGCTGGGGCTGGGTCGTCTTGGCGGGTAGCTGGGTGCTGTCGGCGGGCGTACTTGGTTCGGTATTGGCGTTTCTGCTCGGCGGCTCGGTGGTGCTGTTTATCGGCCTCACTTACGCCGAACTGGCCGCTTCCATGCCGGTTACCGGCGGCGAACACACCTACACCTATCGGGCGATGGGCATACACGTTTCGTTCTTCTGCTCGTGGATGATGCTGATGGGCTACCTGTCGGTGGTCGCATTTGAAGCCGTCGCCCTACCGACCGTGGTCGAATATTTAGTGCCGAACTACAATCAAGGCTTTCTCTACAACATCGCCGGTTGGGACGTTTACGCTTCTTGGGTTGCCGTCGGCATGATCGGCTCGGTGGTGATGACGTGGATCAATATCCGGGGCGTGGAAGTCAGCGCATGGTTTCAAAAAGCCGCCGTATTCGGCATTTTGGCGGTCGGCATTATGCTGTTTGTCGGCGCATTGATGTTCCACCCCGACGAATTGGGCCGTGCGCCGGACTTTGCGGAAAACAAATGGGCGGGCATTATGATGGTGATGGTAATGGTGCCGTTTATGTTTGTCGGCTTTGACGTGATTCCGCAGGCCGCCGAAGAAATCGACCTGACCCGCCCGAAAATCGCCCTGTATCTGATGGTGTCGCTGGTGATTGCCGTGATGTGGTATATGGGCATTGCCTGGAGCGTTGGCACGATTCTGACTCCGCAGGAAATTTCCGGTTCACCGCTTGCCACCGCCGATGCCATCGCCAAAGCATGGGGCGGAAACTGGGCCGGTACGCTGCTGATTATCGCCGGCGTATTGGGCATTCTTTCCAGCTGGAACGCCTTCCTGATGGGCGGCTCGCGCCTAATTTACGCCATGTCGCTGTCGTATATGCTTCCCGAATCACTGGGCAAACTGCACGCCAAATACCAAACGCCGGTAACCGCCACCCTGCTCTTGGGCGGCTTGGCAACCATTGCCCCGCTGTTCGGCCGCAAAATGCTGGTTTGGATTGTCGATGCCGGCGGCTTGGGCGTGGTGATTGCCTATACCTTGGTTGCCCTGTCGTTTTTGGTTTTGCGGATTAAAGAACCGAAATCCATGGTACGCCCCGTAAAAATTCCCGCAGGCAAACTGGTCGGCGTGCTTACCCTGCTGGCCGCAGGCTCGATGATTTACCTGTACTTGCCCGGCAGCCCCTCGGCGCTGATTCCGGTCGAATGGGCGATTTTCGCTGCGTGGACGGTATTCGGCATTCTGCTCTACCTCTACGCCCTGAAAAAATTCCCCGGCAAATCCAAAGCCTTTATGGACGAAGAAATCGTCGCCATTAAAGAACACAACCAAAAATGGTGGCGCGAACACGGTATGCCGAGCAAAGCGTTTGAACACGAAAACGACTGA
- the gabT gene encoding 4-aminobutyrate--2-oxoglutarate transaminase: protein MTTSNQQLLERRLKVLPRGLGVSFPIFAAKAKNSEIWDVEGNRYIDFVGGIGVLNTGHSHPKIVAAVGEQIQKFSHTSAQIANYESYVELCEKLCDKAPISGEKKAFLLTTGAETVENAIKIARAKTGRAGVIAFIGGWHGRTLLTMGLTGKVIPYKKSYGPMPASIFHAAFPSPATGVSETEALKDLEMIFKADIDPSEVAAMIIEPVQGEGGFHQLTPSFAKELRRICDQHGIVLIFDEVQCGFGRTGTLFASEQLGVEPDLITCAKSLAGGYPISGLIGRADIMDAPQAGGLGGTYAGSPLGTVAALKVLEIMEEENLLERSRHIGDTIAAFLDALAHPNITHIRHKGAMLAFDLVDAEGKPDAAAATALKNKAFENGLLLATCGMYFNTVRVMVPLTVEDSVLAEALDIIKHALP from the coding sequence ATGACAACAAGTAACCAACAACTGCTCGAACGCCGTCTGAAAGTGCTACCCCGCGGCTTGGGCGTTTCGTTTCCGATTTTTGCCGCCAAGGCGAAAAACAGCGAAATCTGGGACGTGGAAGGCAACCGCTACATCGACTTTGTCGGCGGCATCGGCGTGTTGAACACCGGCCACAGCCACCCGAAAATCGTGGCGGCGGTCGGCGAGCAGATTCAGAAGTTTTCCCATACTTCCGCCCAAATCGCCAACTACGAAAGCTATGTCGAACTGTGTGAAAAACTGTGCGACAAAGCCCCGATCAGCGGCGAGAAAAAAGCCTTTTTGCTGACCACCGGTGCCGAAACGGTTGAAAACGCCATCAAAATCGCCCGTGCCAAAACCGGCCGTGCGGGCGTGATTGCCTTTATCGGCGGTTGGCACGGCCGCACTCTGCTGACCATGGGCTTAACCGGCAAAGTGATTCCCTACAAAAAATCCTACGGCCCAATGCCCGCTTCCATCTTCCACGCCGCTTTCCCTTCGCCCGCCACCGGTGTCAGCGAAACGGAAGCCCTGAAAGATTTGGAAATGATTTTCAAGGCAGACATCGACCCATCAGAAGTAGCGGCGATGATTATCGAGCCGGTGCAGGGCGAAGGCGGTTTCCACCAACTCACGCCGTCGTTTGCCAAAGAATTGCGCCGCATTTGCGACCAACACGGCATCGTATTGATTTTTGACGAAGTGCAATGCGGTTTCGGACGCACAGGAACATTGTTCGCCAGCGAACAGCTCGGTGTTGAGCCGGATTTGATTACCTGCGCCAAAAGTCTGGCGGGCGGCTACCCGATTTCGGGTTTGATCGGCCGTGCCGACATTATGGACGCACCTCAGGCGGGCGGCTTGGGCGGCACTTATGCCGGCAGCCCGCTCGGCACAGTGGCGGCGTTGAAAGTGCTGGAAATCATGGAAGAAGAAAACCTGCTGGAACGCAGCCGCCATATCGGCGACACCATCGCCGCTTTCCTTGACGCGCTGGCGCACCCGAACATTACCCATATCCGCCACAAAGGTGCGATGTTGGCGTTTGACTTGGTCGATGCCGAAGGCAAACCCGATGCCGCCGCCGCTACTGCTTTGAAAAACAAAGCCTTTGAAAACGGTCTGCTGCTGGCAACCTGCGGCATGTATTTCAACACGGTTCGGGTGATGGTGCCGCTGACGGTGGAAGACAGCGTATTGGCGGAAGCCTTGGACATCATCAAACACGCCTTGCCTTAA
- the lhgO gene encoding L-2-hydroxyglutarate oxidase, protein MYDYIIIGGGIVGLSTAWQLQAAHPDKRILLIEKESGYAHHQTGHNSGVIHAGVYYAPGSLKAKFCKEGVAATIAFCNKHNIKYEQCGKLLVATNDLEFERMKALYQRCLQNELEVEWLDAAALKQREPNIVGVGALFVPTTGIVNYTQVCNKMAEEFTEMGGEVKLSHTVTAINETADKITVCTRHAGQTVSFDGGFLIACAGLAADRIAKMTGIAIDFQIIPYRGEYYRLPPKHNRIVNHLIYPIPDPDLPFLGVHLTRMIDGSVTVGPNAVQGFKREGYGKLNFSLQDTWQMLTFSGFWKVTAKHFVSGIRETLDSWLKTGYLKRVQKYCPQITVDDLQPYPAGIRAQAVMADGTLVHDFLFADTPRSLHVCNAPSPAATSAIPIGNYICQKVYEHQR, encoded by the coding sequence ATGTACGACTACATCATCATCGGCGGCGGCATTGTCGGCCTTTCAACCGCTTGGCAACTGCAGGCCGCCCACCCCGACAAACGTATTTTATTGATTGAAAAAGAAAGCGGCTACGCCCACCATCAAACCGGCCACAACAGCGGCGTAATTCACGCCGGTGTCTATTACGCCCCCGGCAGCCTGAAAGCCAAATTCTGCAAAGAAGGCGTGGCCGCCACCATCGCTTTTTGCAACAAACACAACATCAAATACGAGCAATGCGGCAAACTGCTGGTCGCCACCAACGATTTAGAATTCGAACGCATGAAAGCCCTATACCAGCGCTGTCTGCAAAACGAACTCGAAGTCGAATGGCTGGATGCCGCCGCCCTCAAACAGCGCGAACCCAACATCGTCGGTGTCGGCGCATTGTTCGTACCGACCACCGGCATCGTCAATTACACCCAAGTCTGCAACAAAATGGCGGAAGAATTTACCGAAATGGGCGGCGAAGTCAAACTCAGCCACACCGTTACCGCCATCAACGAAACCGCCGACAAAATCACCGTCTGCACCCGCCATGCCGGACAAACAGTTTCTTTTGACGGCGGCTTCCTCATCGCCTGCGCCGGTTTGGCCGCCGACCGCATCGCCAAAATGACAGGCATCGCCATCGATTTCCAAATCATTCCCTACCGGGGCGAATACTACCGCCTCCCACCCAAACACAACCGCATCGTCAATCACCTGATTTACCCGATTCCCGATCCCGACTTACCGTTTTTGGGCGTACACCTCACCCGCATGATAGACGGCTCGGTTACCGTCGGCCCGAATGCCGTGCAAGGTTTCAAACGGGAAGGCTACGGCAAACTCAATTTCAGCCTGCAGGACACTTGGCAAATGCTGACTTTCAGCGGCTTTTGGAAAGTAACCGCCAAACATTTCGTGTCCGGCATTCGGGAAACACTGGATTCATGGCTGAAAACCGGCTATCTGAAACGGGTGCAGAAATACTGTCCGCAAATCACCGTTGATGATTTGCAACCCTACCCCGCAGGCATTCGGGCGCAGGCCGTCATGGCCGACGGCACACTGGTTCACGACTTCCTGTTTGCCGACACCCCCCGCAGCCTCCACGTCTGCAATGCCCCCAGCCCGGCGGCAACCTCGGCCATCCCTATCGGCAACTATATTTGCCAAAAAGTGTATGAACATCAACGGTAA